A DNA window from Methanofastidiosum sp. contains the following coding sequences:
- a CDS encoding response regulator yields MNKKTILLVEDNQDDIELTIRAFKKNNILNNIDVVKDGEEALDYLFQKGRYSNLTVEDYPELVLLDLKLPKLGGLEVLKKIRENKKTSLTPVVILTSSKEEQDLSNGYKLGANSYVRKPVDFNQFMEAVKQLGLYWLVLNEGPPRGK; encoded by the coding sequence ATGAATAAAAAAACAATATTATTGGTGGAGGACAATCAAGACGATATCGAACTTACGATTAGGGCATTTAAAAAAAATAATATCCTTAATAATATAGATGTAGTAAAAGATGGAGAAGAGGCTTTAGATTATCTGTTCCAAAAAGGGAGATATTCTAACCTAACTGTTGAAGACTACCCTGAATTAGTTCTTCTAGATTTAAAACTTCCAAAGCTAGGCGGATTAGAAGTGCTTAAAAAAATTCGTGAAAATAAGAAAACTTCATTAACTCCTGTAGTGATACTGACATCCTCAAAAGAAGAACAGGATTTAAGCAATGGCTATAAACTTGGTGCAAACAGTTATGTAAGAAAACCTGTTGATTTTAATCAGTTTATGGAAGCAGTCAAACAGCTTGGTCTATATTGGTTAGTATTAAACGAAGGGCCACCAAGGGGTAAATGA